From the Paludibacterium paludis genome, one window contains:
- the ptsP gene encoding phosphoenolpyruvate--protein phosphotransferase, giving the protein MSTSAHHRERVLCAPLSGTLVPLAEVPDPVFSEKMLGDGIAIFPAGDRLVAPCDGTVTQIHAAHHALTLSTDEGIDILMHIGLDTVLLKGEGFALLVGQGERVAAGTPLIEFDMDFLKSRARSIVTPVIVLGGGTLAGAGSPGNFVSAGFDPVLRLVPDTASAERDTPAPAAQRAESEPIRVAGPAGLHARPCAVIAAIAKTFASDIRLECRGDSANAKSVVSLMGLSVVFGDTVRLVAEGPDADAAIAALRQPAAGDPHEAAPVATPIAPRPLAGGEPGLLCGFGACAGIAVGQSYRLSAQDVSVAETGSGEEHEHSALAAALTTARLQLDELARTGGADGAGIFAAHQALLEDPDVLDRAQAGIRTGQSAAFAWKQAFTLCADRIAALPNPAQAARADDLRDIGLRVLRILTGTQLSMPDLPEGSILIAEELTPSLTAGLDRTRVAGLCTIGGSPTSHVAILARSLDIPAVVGIDPAALALENGTPVILDGERGTLHAAPDEDALGRAVARRAEQQRMRASAHREAAQEAVTTDGHRVEVVANIGGLDDAEQGLANGAEGVGLLRSEYLFLQRADAPSEEMQAEAYAGIARAVGTDRPLVIRTLDVGGDKPLGYLPMPAEDNPFLGVRGIRLGLARPDILRTQLRAILRAAPVTRLCIMFPMIATLGELRRCKAMVEEERARLGMPPVRIGIMVEVPSAAILAEQFAREADFFSIGTNDLTQYTLAMDRNHPALGNEADALDPAVLHLIRQTVDAAHRHGKWVGVCGGLASDPLAVPLLIGLGVDELSVSVPSIPQIKALVRRHAKSECEALATEVLSLGTAAEVRTRLTKAVKD; this is encoded by the coding sequence ATGTCAACATCCGCGCATCACCGGGAGCGGGTTCTCTGCGCCCCTCTGTCCGGCACCCTCGTTCCTCTTGCCGAGGTTCCCGATCCGGTTTTTTCCGAAAAAATGCTGGGCGACGGCATCGCCATCTTTCCCGCCGGCGACCGTCTTGTCGCGCCGTGCGACGGCACCGTCACCCAGATCCACGCGGCGCATCACGCGCTGACCCTGAGCACCGACGAGGGCATCGACATTCTGATGCATATCGGCCTGGACACCGTTCTGCTCAAGGGCGAGGGATTCGCCCTGCTCGTCGGACAGGGCGAACGTGTCGCGGCGGGCACGCCGCTCATCGAATTCGACATGGATTTCCTGAAAAGCCGGGCCCGCAGCATCGTCACGCCGGTCATCGTGCTCGGCGGCGGAACGCTCGCCGGCGCGGGCAGCCCCGGCAATTTCGTCAGCGCCGGCTTCGACCCGGTTCTGCGGCTCGTTCCGGACACCGCATCCGCGGAGCGGGACACCCCCGCCCCCGCCGCGCAACGGGCCGAATCCGAACCGATCCGGGTCGCCGGGCCGGCCGGCCTGCACGCGCGCCCCTGCGCGGTGATCGCCGCGATCGCCAAAACCTTCGCGTCGGACATACGGCTCGAGTGCCGGGGCGACAGCGCCAACGCCAAGAGCGTGGTCTCCCTGATGGGTCTGAGCGTGGTGTTCGGCGATACGGTGCGCCTTGTCGCCGAAGGTCCCGACGCCGACGCCGCCATCGCCGCGCTGCGCCAGCCCGCCGCGGGAGACCCGCACGAAGCCGCGCCGGTCGCGACCCCGATCGCTCCCCGCCCCCTTGCCGGCGGCGAGCCCGGACTGCTCTGTGGCTTCGGGGCGTGTGCCGGCATCGCGGTGGGGCAAAGCTACCGCCTTTCCGCCCAGGACGTCAGCGTCGCCGAAACCGGATCGGGAGAAGAGCACGAACACAGTGCGCTGGCGGCCGCGCTGACCACGGCCCGTCTTCAGCTTGACGAGCTCGCGCGCACGGGAGGCGCCGACGGCGCGGGAATTTTCGCGGCGCATCAGGCGCTCCTCGAAGACCCCGACGTGCTGGATCGCGCCCAGGCGGGCATCCGGACCGGCCAAAGCGCCGCCTTCGCCTGGAAGCAAGCCTTCACGCTATGCGCCGACCGGATCGCCGCGCTACCCAATCCGGCCCAGGCGGCGCGCGCCGACGACTTGCGCGACATCGGACTTCGCGTGCTGCGGATTCTCACCGGAACGCAGCTGTCGATGCCCGACCTCCCCGAAGGCTCGATTCTCATCGCCGAGGAGCTGACGCCATCCCTGACGGCCGGACTGGATCGCACCCGGGTCGCGGGCTTGTGCACCATCGGGGGAAGCCCGACCAGCCATGTCGCCATCCTCGCCCGCTCGCTGGACATTCCCGCCGTGGTCGGCATCGATCCGGCGGCGCTGGCGCTGGAAAACGGCACGCCCGTCATCCTGGACGGCGAACGTGGCACCCTGCATGCCGCTCCGGACGAGGACGCGCTCGGCCGGGCCGTCGCGCGCCGCGCCGAGCAGCAACGCATGCGCGCGAGCGCGCACCGGGAGGCCGCGCAGGAAGCCGTGACGACCGACGGGCACCGGGTCGAAGTGGTCGCCAACATCGGAGGCCTCGACGACGCGGAACAGGGCCTCGCCAATGGCGCCGAAGGGGTGGGTCTGCTGCGCTCGGAGTATCTGTTCCTGCAGCGCGCCGACGCGCCTTCCGAGGAAATGCAGGCCGAGGCCTACGCAGGCATCGCCCGCGCGGTCGGCACCGACCGGCCGCTGGTGATTCGCACGCTCGACGTCGGCGGCGACAAACCGCTCGGCTATCTGCCGATGCCCGCGGAGGACAACCCCTTCCTTGGCGTGCGAGGAATCCGCCTGGGGCTGGCCAGACCCGACATCCTGCGCACGCAATTGCGCGCCATCCTGCGCGCGGCTCCCGTCACCCGGCTCTGTATCATGTTTCCGATGATCGCCACGCTGGGCGAGCTGCGCCGCTGCAAGGCGATGGTCGAGGAGGAGCGCGCCCGGCTCGGCATGCCGCCCGTGCGGATCGGCATCATGGTCGAAGTCCCCTCCGCCGCCATCCTCGCCGAACAGTTCGCGCGCGAAGCGGATTTCTTCTCCATCGGCACCAATGACCTGACCCAGTACACCCTGGCCATGGACCGCAATCATCCGGCTCTCGGCAACGAGGCCGACGCGCTCGACCCTGCCGTGCTGCACCTGATCCGCCAGACCGTCGACGCCGCCCACCGGCACGGCAAATGGGTCGGGGTATGCGGCGGGCTCGCATCGGATCCGCTGGCCGTGCCGCTGCTGATCGGCCTCGGCGTCGACGAGCTGTCGGTCAGCGTCCCGTCGATTCCGCAGATCAAGGCTCTGGTTCGCCGCCACGCGAAAAGTGAATGCGAGGCGCTGGCGACCGAGGTGTTGTCGCTCGGCACGGCCGCCGAGGTACGGACACGTTTGACGAAAGCAGTGAAAGACTAG
- the ptsG gene encoding PTS glucose transporter subunit IIBC, whose product MSVNAFSVLQKIGKSLMMPVAVLPVAGLLLGIGSANFGWMPAILSHLMAQGGGAIFGNLPIIFAVGVALGLTENDGVASIAAIVGYVVLLGAMGVMAGVLGAHTSQVMGIATMDTGVFGGILSGVVAAVLFNRYYRIDLPPYLGFFAGKRFVPIVTAVACLVLGVVLSFVWAPVQVGMNTFSHWAAVSNPSVAVTLYGVVERLLLPFGLHHIWNVPFFFQMGDFVDAGGKLIHGDINRFFAGDPTAGILAGGFLPKMWGLPAAAIAIWHSAKPENRAAVGSMMVSAALTSFLTGITEPIEFSFMFVAPVLYAIHAALVGLAFYLMNIFGAHMGFTFSQGAIDFGLFYVRDVRPWLVFVLGPIYAVVYYTVFRVVIRALDLKTPGRETEAAAMFAATPAPAAATAFAPAQPSASAPATPSAPSGGIAADLVEAFGGAGNLVSLDACITRLRISVNDVARVDQSRLKTLGAAGVMVVGNNVQAIFGPKSENLKTAMDSYLKGPAAPRSATVPAPESGTPPVPPGDVAADLVEAFGGAGNLVSLDACITRLRISVNDVARVDQSRLKALGAAGVMVVGNNVQAIFGPKSENLKTAMDAYLRGR is encoded by the coding sequence ATGTCTGTCAATGCGTTTTCGGTTCTGCAAAAAATCGGCAAATCACTGATGATGCCCGTGGCGGTGCTGCCCGTCGCGGGCCTGCTGCTCGGCATCGGCAGCGCCAACTTCGGTTGGATGCCGGCCATTCTGTCTCACCTGATGGCGCAAGGAGGGGGCGCCATCTTCGGCAATCTGCCGATCATCTTCGCCGTCGGCGTCGCCCTCGGCCTCACGGAAAACGATGGCGTGGCGTCGATCGCCGCCATCGTCGGCTATGTGGTGCTCCTGGGCGCGATGGGCGTGATGGCGGGCGTGCTCGGCGCCCATACCTCCCAGGTCATGGGCATCGCCACCATGGACACCGGCGTGTTCGGCGGCATCCTCTCGGGGGTGGTGGCCGCGGTGCTGTTCAACCGCTACTATCGGATCGACCTGCCCCCCTACCTGGGCTTCTTCGCGGGCAAGCGCTTCGTGCCGATCGTCACGGCCGTCGCCTGCCTCGTGCTGGGCGTCGTGTTGTCCTTCGTCTGGGCTCCCGTTCAGGTGGGTATGAATACGTTTTCCCACTGGGCGGCGGTCAGTAACCCTTCGGTCGCCGTCACGCTCTACGGCGTGGTGGAGCGGCTGCTTCTGCCGTTCGGTCTGCATCATATCTGGAACGTGCCGTTCTTCTTCCAGATGGGCGACTTCGTGGACGCCGGCGGGAAACTGATCCATGGCGACATCAACCGCTTCTTCGCGGGCGACCCGACCGCCGGCATTCTCGCCGGCGGCTTCCTGCCGAAGATGTGGGGCCTGCCGGCCGCCGCCATCGCCATCTGGCACTCGGCCAAACCGGAAAACCGCGCGGCGGTCGGTTCCATGATGGTGTCGGCGGCCCTGACGTCCTTCCTGACCGGCATCACCGAGCCGATCGAGTTTTCCTTCATGTTCGTCGCCCCGGTGCTGTATGCCATCCACGCGGCGCTGGTCGGCCTCGCCTTCTACCTGATGAACATCTTTGGCGCCCACATGGGCTTCACCTTCTCGCAAGGCGCCATCGACTTCGGCCTATTCTATGTGCGCGATGTGCGCCCCTGGCTGGTCTTCGTTCTCGGACCGATCTACGCGGTCGTTTACTACACGGTGTTCCGCGTCGTCATCCGGGCGCTTGACCTGAAGACGCCGGGCCGGGAGACGGAAGCCGCCGCGATGTTCGCGGCCACCCCGGCGCCAGCCGCCGCAACGGCTTTCGCCCCGGCTCAGCCCTCCGCATCTGCACCGGCCACCCCTTCGGCTCCATCCGGCGGCATCGCGGCCGATCTTGTCGAGGCCTTCGGCGGCGCCGGCAATCTCGTCAGCCTCGACGCCTGCATCACCCGCCTGCGCATCAGCGTCAACGATGTGGCGCGGGTCGACCAGTCCCGGCTCAAGACCCTGGGCGCCGCCGGCGTCATGGTGGTGGGCAACAACGTCCAGGCGATCTTCGGCCCCAAGTCCGAGAACTTGAAAACCGCGATGGACTCCTATCTGAAAGGCCCGGCCGCCCCGCGTTCCGCCACCGTCCCGGCGCCGGAAAGCGGAACGCCTCCGGTTCCGCCCGGCGATGTCGCGGCCGACCTCGTCGAGGCCTTCGGCGGCGCCGGCAACCTCGTCAGTCTCGACGCCTGCATCACCCGCCTGCGCATCAGCGTCAACGATGTGGCGCGGGTCGACCAATCCCGGCTCAAGGCCCTGGGCGCCGCCGGCGTCATGGTGGTGGGCAACAACGTCCAGGCGATCTTCGGACCCAAGTCCGAGAACCTGAAAACCGCGATGGACGCCTACCTGAGAGGACGATGA
- the nrdG gene encoding anaerobic ribonucleoside-triphosphate reductase activating protein encodes MNYDRYYTCDLVNGEGIRVTLFVTGCQHACEGCYNRSTWDRKAGRPFTADIEAEVLNACARHDGLSLSGGDPLHPQNREAILGLCRRFRARYPDKTLWMWTGYLFEEIADLEILRYVDVLVDGKYRQDLPTVKPWRGSDNQRVFRLACQDGRVEVMSVF; translated from the coding sequence ATGAATTACGATCGTTACTACACTTGCGATCTGGTCAATGGCGAAGGCATCCGCGTCACGCTGTTCGTGACCGGATGCCAGCATGCCTGTGAAGGCTGCTACAACCGTTCGACCTGGGACCGCAAGGCCGGTCGGCCGTTCACCGCCGACATCGAGGCGGAAGTGCTCAACGCCTGCGCGCGCCACGACGGACTGAGTCTGAGCGGTGGCGATCCGCTGCACCCGCAGAACCGTGAGGCGATTCTCGGTCTGTGCCGGCGCTTTCGCGCGCGCTATCCGGACAAGACCCTCTGGATGTGGACCGGTTACCTGTTCGAAGAGATCGCCGACCTGGAGATCCTGCGGTACGTGGATGTGCTGGTCGACGGCAAGTACCGCCAGGATCTGCCGACCGTCAAGCCCTGGCGCGGGTCGGACAACCAGCGGGTTTTCCGGTTGGCGTGCCAGGACGGCCGCGTGGAGGTCATGAGCGTTTTTTGA
- the nrdD gene encoding anaerobic ribonucleoside-triphosphate reductase, which yields MKAYLMMQVIKRDGAVVSFDISKIVEACEKAAAAAGYWAPGKLALEIASRVEERCRIAAEQGTLDIPMIQLMVENALMHEYPEVARVYIQYRHDRDVIRERGSALHAKLMGLVQKTDEEATTENANKDANVFPVMRDLMAGIVSKQFASTFLPKDILEAHNAGDLHFHDLDYAPFLPFTNCCLVDLKGMLEKGFRLGNAQIESPRSIGVACAVTAQIIAQVASHQYGGTTIPNIDQTLAPFVLKTYEKNLDIAQRYAIPDAERYARERTEKETYDGIQACEYEINTLFSSNGQQPFVTFSFGMGTSWAERIIQQSILRVRIKGLGKEGITPVFPKLVMFLEEGINLRPADPNYDIKQLALECTSKRMYPDIISARLNRAITGSSVPVSPMGCRSFLPVWRDENGREVLDGRNNLGVVSLNLPRIAIEAQGDKAVFLDILSRKLELCYRALQTRIQRLEGIKANVAPILYTEGAFGIRLNPDDDIMALFRDGRASISLGYIGLHEVGVLLFGSHPADSQEARDFLRDIVRRMSEQTKRWRAETGFGFSLYSTPSESLCHRFCKLDQQRFGDIPEVTDKGYYTNSFHLDVFRKVNPFEKIDFETGYANHASGGHITYVELPNMKHNLSALETIWDYAVEHVPYFGSNTPVDSCGQCGFMGEAKATSEGFACPSCGNTDSASLSVTRRVCGYLGSPNARPFNAGKQKEVMRRVKHLGDHH from the coding sequence ATGAAAGCCTACCTGATGATGCAAGTGATCAAACGTGACGGGGCCGTCGTTTCCTTCGATATCAGCAAGATTGTCGAGGCCTGCGAAAAAGCGGCCGCCGCGGCCGGTTACTGGGCGCCCGGCAAGCTGGCGCTGGAAATCGCCTCCCGGGTGGAGGAGCGTTGCCGGATCGCCGCGGAGCAGGGAACGCTCGACATCCCGATGATCCAGCTGATGGTCGAGAACGCCCTGATGCACGAGTATCCGGAGGTGGCCCGGGTCTACATCCAGTACCGGCATGACCGGGATGTCATCCGCGAGCGAGGTTCGGCGCTGCACGCCAAACTGATGGGGCTTGTTCAGAAAACCGATGAGGAAGCCACCACTGAAAACGCCAACAAGGACGCCAACGTATTCCCGGTGATGCGCGACCTGATGGCCGGCATCGTCTCCAAGCAGTTCGCCAGCACTTTCCTGCCCAAGGATATTCTGGAGGCCCACAACGCGGGTGACCTGCATTTCCACGATCTGGACTATGCGCCGTTCCTGCCGTTCACCAATTGCTGCCTGGTGGATCTGAAAGGCATGCTGGAAAAAGGCTTCCGCCTTGGCAACGCGCAGATCGAGAGTCCGCGTTCGATCGGCGTGGCCTGCGCGGTCACCGCCCAGATCATCGCTCAGGTGGCGAGCCACCAGTATGGCGGCACCACGATTCCGAACATCGACCAGACCCTGGCGCCGTTTGTCCTCAAGACCTACGAGAAAAACCTGGATATCGCGCAACGCTATGCGATTCCCGATGCCGAGCGCTATGCGCGCGAACGCACGGAAAAAGAAACCTATGACGGCATCCAGGCCTGCGAATACGAAATCAACACCCTGTTCAGCTCCAATGGCCAGCAGCCTTTCGTGACTTTCTCCTTCGGCATGGGCACAAGCTGGGCCGAGCGGATTATCCAGCAGTCCATTTTGCGGGTGCGCATCAAGGGCCTGGGCAAGGAAGGCATCACGCCAGTGTTCCCGAAACTGGTGATGTTCCTGGAGGAGGGGATCAATCTGCGTCCGGCCGACCCGAACTACGACATCAAGCAATTGGCGCTGGAGTGCACCTCCAAGCGCATGTATCCGGACATCATTTCCGCCAGGCTCAACCGCGCGATCACCGGGTCGAGCGTGCCGGTTTCGCCGATGGGCTGCCGCAGCTTCCTGCCGGTATGGCGCGACGAGAATGGCCGCGAAGTGCTCGACGGCCGCAACAACCTGGGCGTGGTGAGTCTGAACCTGCCGCGCATCGCCATCGAGGCGCAGGGCGACAAGGCGGTGTTCCTCGACATCCTGTCGCGCAAGCTCGAGTTGTGCTACCGCGCGCTGCAGACCCGCATCCAGCGGCTGGAAGGCATCAAGGCCAACGTCGCCCCGATTCTCTATACCGAAGGCGCGTTCGGCATCCGCCTGAATCCCGACGATGACATCATGGCCCTGTTCCGGGACGGCCGCGCGTCGATTTCGCTCGGGTATATCGGCTTGCACGAAGTCGGCGTGCTGCTGTTCGGCTCGCACCCGGCCGATTCGCAGGAGGCCCGTGATTTCCTGCGCGACATCGTGCGGCGCATGAGCGAGCAAACCAAGCGCTGGCGCGCCGAAACCGGCTTCGGTTTCTCGCTGTACTCGACACCGAGCGAATCGCTGTGCCACCGCTTCTGCAAGCTCGACCAGCAGCGCTTTGGCGATATCCCCGAGGTGACGGATAAGGGTTACTACACCAATTCGTTCCATCTTGACGTGTTCCGCAAGGTCAATCCGTTCGAGAAGATCGATTTCGAAACCGGTTACGCGAATCATGCCAGTGGCGGGCACATCACTTACGTGGAGTTGCCCAACATGAAGCACAATCTCTCGGCCCTGGAAACGATCTGGGATTACGCGGTGGAACATGTTCCGTACTTCGGCAGCAATACGCCGGTCGACTCGTGCGGCCAGTGCGGCTTCATGGGCGAAGCGAAGGCCACCAGCGAGGGCTTTGCCTGCCCGTCGTGCGGTAATACCGACAGCGCTTCGCTGTCCGTCACGCGCCGCGTGTGCGGTTACCTTGGCAGTCCCAACGCCCGGCCGTTCAACGCGGGCAAGCAGAAGGAAGTGATGCGCCGGGTCAAGCATCTCGGCGACCACCATTGA